The following are encoded together in the Drosophila biarmipes strain raj3 chromosome 3L, RU_DBia_V1.1, whole genome shotgun sequence genome:
- the LOC108028085 gene encoding MICOS complex subunit MIC13 homolog QIL1, translating into MVVGFLLRGGLLAGAVYYTRQVGIWGDAEQADKLYNTVKSELCPYVQKVQKQLPFEVPQLPRTGEMRFLAKHYYNEGVKNSFRFVHMLPCYAGRGLKKVKDTFQDFAKSPAITGGEEAGPAK; encoded by the exons ATGGTTGTTGG ATTTCTGCTGCGCGGCGGTCTGCTGGCCGGAGCCGTCTACTACACACGCCAGGTGGGCATCTGGGGCGACGCGGAGCAGGCGGACAAGCTCTACAACACGGTGAAGTCGGAGCTGTGCCCGTATGTCCAGAAGGTGCAGAAGCAGCTGCCCTTCGAGGTGCCGCAGCTGCCCCGAACCGGCGAGATGCGCTTCCTGGCCAAGCACTACTACAACGAGGGCGTGAAGAACTCCTTCCGCTTCGTCCACATGCTGCCCTGCTACGCGGGCAGGGGTCTCAAGAAGGTCAAGGACACGTTCCAGGACTTCGCCAAGTCCCCGGCGATCACCGGCGGCGAGGAGGCCGGTCCGGCGAAGTAA
- the LOC108028610 gene encoding endocuticle structural glycoprotein SgAbd-8, producing MFKSALIISLFLVAVARAADESQSETIKYRNEIKPDGTYSWEFGTSNGIDAQESGLGGVQAAGSVKYTAPDGSPVQLEYTADENGYRPAGAHLPTPPPIPDYILKALAYIEAHPFKRIQLKK from the exons ATGTTCAAGAGC GCCCTAATCATTTCCCTGTTCCTGGTGGCAGTCGCCAGAGCTGCCGATGAGTCCCAATCCGAAACCATCAAGTACCGGAATGAGATCAAGCCCGACGGCACCTACAGCTGGGAGTTCGGGACCTCCAACGGAATCGACGCCCAGGAGAGTGGTCTGGGAGGAGTTCAGGCTGCTGGGTCAGTGAAATATACGGCTCCCGATGGTTCGCCCGTCCAGCTCGAGTACACGGCCGATGAGAACGGATATCGTCCCGCTGGAGCTCATCTGCCCACGCCACCTCCTATCCCGGACTACATTCTCAAGGCTCTGGCTTATATCGAGGCGCATCCCTTCAAACGAATCCAGCTGAAGAAGTAG